A window of Desulfomonile tiedjei genomic DNA:
ACAAGGAGGATTTCCGGTCTCTTCATCTTGTTGCCTATAAGACGGCCTTCTGATAATGTGTCCGTACTGTAACTTATCGGAGACCCTATTAAAATTCAAACGCAGGGACGCCCCTGCCCAAGGCCGACTCTGCACCCCGGGACTCCATCCCAACCGACAATTCCGAAATTCACTTTCCAGCCGCGGAGGTTCAGCCCGTGTTTAATTTCAAGGATTTGATGCAGCAGGCACAAGGCCTGCAAGCCAAAATATCCGCCTTACAGGAAGAACTGGCGGAGAAAACCGTAACCGGCACAGCAGGCGGCGACATGGTTACGGTGGAAGCGAGCGGCACCCAAGAGATTATCTCGGTGAAAATAGAGGAACAAGTTCTGTCGTCAGGTGACTCCGAGCTGCTGGAAGACCTCATCGTGGCTGCGGTGAACGACGCCTTGAGGAAATCCAGAGAACTGGCAGCCCAAGAAATGACAAAGCTTACCGGCGGGATACGAATCCCCGGATTGACCTGAGAGAGGCCGTCACGTGATCGGTCCCCTGGATGCACTGATAAAAGTCCTGAAACGCCTCCCCGGCGTCGGTGAGAAGACCGCGACCCGCTATGCCTTTTATATTTTGAACGCAGGCAAAGAAGAAGTCCAGGAACTCATCAAAACCATAAAGGATGTGAAGGACAAGCTACGGCTCTGTTCGACCTGTTTTCACCTGACCGACACAGATCCTTGCGCAATATGTTCGGATAAACGCAGAGATGCTACTCGGGTATGCGTTGTGGAGACCCCCTTAGATCTGATGGCTGTGGAGAAGGCGAGTTATTTCAGAGGCCTCTATCATGTGCTCCACGGTGTGCTGTCACCCCTGGACGCTATCGGACCGCAAGATATTCGGCTCGCGGAACTCGTCGAACGTGTCAAAGCCCAAAACATCTCTGAAGTGATTCTAGCCCTCAATCCCACCGTAGAAGGCGAAGCCACCGCCACCTACATCCGTGACAGGCTAAAGGACGCCGGCGCGAAGATCTCGCGCATCGCGTACGGCATCCCCATCGGCGGGTCCCTCGAATACGCAGACCCCCTTACCC
This region includes:
- a CDS encoding YbaB/EbfC family nucleoid-associated protein → MFNFKDLMQQAQGLQAKISALQEELAEKTVTGTAGGDMVTVEASGTQEIISVKIEEQVLSSGDSELLEDLIVAAVNDALRKSRELAAQEMTKLTGGIRIPGLT
- the recR gene encoding recombination protein RecR, which translates into the protein MGPLDALIKVLKRLPGVGEKTATRYAFYILNAGKEEVQELIKTIKDVKDKLRLCSTCFHLTDTDPCAICSDKRRDATRVCVVETPLDLMAVEKASYFRGLYHVLHGVLSPLDAIGPQDIRLAELVERVKAQNISEVILALNPTVEGEATATYIRDRLKDAGAKISRIAYGIPIGGSLEYADPLTLTRALENRKEM